GTCAAGAGCTAATCTAAAAATGACAGGAAACCATTAAACCGAAATTATAACAGGAATTATCTTCCAAACCATAAAAAGTTATATACAAGAGGAAAAACAGCGACACCTGGTGGCCAAAGTGAACTGGTGCGTGGGGTGGAGCGAATAAACGTAAAACCGCGAAAGTTAtaacaaacaaaggaaaacacatacCTGCAGATGAGaatatacaacacatgaattaccttttttttattataacatactataacaagacttctttgacatactatacttgggtctttttaaacatgaaatcatggctttttaatgacatactatactaggacttttgttttacttggcatacatttttttggatGATGtattatgaatatgaaatgcCTCAACGTCTGAAAAAACAATTGTCATGGTTTATAGTAACAGCGGCGAAagtattttttgctttaatcTTAAAATACACAATACTTTCCATTAACATGTGTATCTGCTCCAATATCTAGATATAGGGTGACCGATTTAACCACAATGAATCATTTAGATCTTAAAgtgaatattattttaaaaaaatgcaatataaacTCAGTACACTTACATTGTTATGGTTTTATTGCAGGAAGTCATTACAAAAAGgcagcaacaaaataaaagcctgtcacaaataatttaaaacttttACGGAGATGTTCTGAAACACGTttttgttcaataaataaagatgatctTTATGCAACCACAGGAACCATACCCGTGTCCCAATAGTCTTAAAGTATGCTTATTTGTGTGGGggacaaaaaacatcaaactgaatataataacaaaaatgctttgtttaaCAAAATTTGGTGACGTTTTAgtgcaacacaaaaaacaatgtgcCAAACATGGCATCAAACAAATGGCTAATAATTGAGCATAAGCATTAAAACAAAGGTAAGCTCACAAATAAGCCtttattaacaaacaaaataattgacaaGCTAAAACACTTGGCTTTCTGCATTAAGGCATACGGAACATGCCTTACATTTAGTCAATACTTGGTTCTGTTTTACAGATTCTCATATTTTCTGTGGGAAGGTGGAAGTTGACTCTACAAGACTGGAGGCCTCAGAAAGAAATGtcttttacataaatgtattttctgatgaattaattttttccatttcagttaCACAAATGTAGTGTAATTTCTGATAAAAGTAAATACGAACACAGTGGATTTGCCTGGAATTAAGTAAAACTCCAACTGCAATTTTGAATGTCTCGATAGTTTAACACAGATCAATTTAATCATAAcagctgtatttaaaaaaaggtcaggcATGGAAACAttctttacagatttttttttttaagccattgTCATTCTAAAATGACCAGGCTGAGCTATGCTCTAAGCTACagtgcaaacattttaaatcaacatggAATCTCATTCCTTCATGATTACAgcatgcaaatactgctgtgaTGTTTTAAAGGAAAGGCTTTTCAAACATCAAAGAATTGAATTAAGTGCAATAGAAAAAGTAGTTGTCTGTTGCCTGTCAAAGACTAATGTCAACAAATTAGAAGAGTAGTTGCTCATAGCAGAACTAAAAAGATTGATCTCAATTGGCTGACATTTCTGAATCTCAGACTGCCGTTCAGAACCAAATTTTCAGCGGATTTCACTAGCCTGTGCCTTCCAAGTGCACGTGGACAGCAAAAGTACATTCAAAGACTTGTCCAGTGACATCTTCTTCTCAAATGGCTGTTTTCAGAGCAAGTAATGCTGGAGCAACAGGATTGTGACGCttactacagaaaaaaaaaaagagacagaaagcagagaaaagtaatcttaataaatcaatttaagACAAATGGTAAAACGCCCTATGAAAGAGGAACAAATTAACCGTGAAGGCATTCAGAGAAGTGATGCAGGCAGTTGCCTAACAGGTCAGTTAGCAGCCCCGGAAGGAAGAAAATGTTAGTAATTCATTATGGACATAAGAGtatgaaatattaaagcttCTGTCAACATGATCACATATTACTCTCATCGCATCATTATCCGTTCCTTTGTCATAAATGAGTTTAAGTGTGCATAGCGGCCCGTCTTCTTACCGCGAGTGCTACATCCTCTCCTTCTTTAGAAGCGACATTGTCAGGATTGCCTTTCCGAGAGCTGTAATCCAATAATGATTGATCAGAATTACAGCTTATATAAAAGCAGGCACACAAGAAGCGAGAGAGTTTCAGGAAGCGCAGAGACACACCTTCCCCCACAAGACTACAGAccaccacacatacacacacgcacgcctAAATATCCAAATTTGTGTGGGTGTTACTTTGAGATGCAAATTACTACCCATTCATTTCTAAGAGCCGAAAAACAGGTCAACACAGCATCATCAAAGATACAAAAGTTCAAATAACTGTTTTGTATACATATGCCTGATTCCCCCCCCCATCTTTTTATCAAGGATGACCAATAGTTTATGGTACACAAAGTCCAAATCAGTTGCCTTGAGGGCCCGAGCTGTGAAACTTCAATACCAGTTTCCAAACTATATACGCAGTGGGTTTATTTAGTCTTCGATTTTGAAGACACTCTCGTAAAGAGCGATTAGGCATTACACAGAAATAACTCTACCCCCATAGGAAACAAAAAGTTTCCTTAGAAACATTTCCAGAAATGAGACCCATCAGCAACCACTACTTCCTATGTTACAGAGATAAAATTAGCCAATGTAAAAGATTTAACATAATTTGCCTTCTGACCCATGAGCAAGTTTGCAAATGACGGGTCTGTCCAGTTAGACGCAGTAGCCGAGTAGTGTGTAAATCTTGTTAATACTTTAAGTTGCTATATCATCTATGCTGCATTTGGCTGTCATTTCTGGTAAAACAACTATAAGGCACCTGAGGCAGAGCTCTTTCTAGCAAGTGACCTACAGCACTGTGTAGGAGAGTGTTTTGAGGACTTATTACAGCACCCCCTTATGACAACATAGACAGAGTGGTAGAGAAAAACACTTATCAAAAAGCCTACCCAACTTCAACATGCAACACATAATAAACCTTGAAAGGCAGAAAGCTTTAACGGTATGAAAATGCAAACTAGATCCAAAGCACTGGGACATAAAATAATGGAAAAGAGCTGACAGCTAACAAGCACTGTAAATGAACGGTTCGAGATGGCAACAGAAGGCAAGAGAAAGGTCTGCAGAGTTGAATAGGACAACATTTTACCGTCGTTTTTCCTTGATCATTGCTGGAACTCCACAGAAATAGCATCCACAGATAGTGAGGACACTGACAATGAGGACTATTTTGatgaggggaagaaaaaaaaaaaaggggagaggTTTGAAGATAATGAGCCTTTAGGGCAACAAATGTAGTGTCATTCGAACacctgaaatgaaatgaatgctTTACCCTTTGTTAGAACaccaaatcaaaaatgaaaagcGGATATGCACCCTCCATAGAAACATGGataacaagaacaaaacacaaactacagtAAAGTGACACATTCAGGCTGACCTTCACGAGTATGCTGTAATGGCCGAATGTGTCACCTTCTTATTTGTTGACACAAATTAGAACACAATGCCCCCTCTATAACGGCATAGTTGACTCTACTCTAACATAAGAATGCCATTCTGGGAACATTGTGATCTTATTTGGGTCAACATTACATCAACATTCTTGATCTATTGTTAAATGATGAAGTTGTAACTTACCCGACAAACCAACACCCAAACCAATAGCCCTGCCATTTCCAGTGTTgcctgtaaaaacaaacaaaaaaaataaaataaggacaTAATCGTGTCAACAGTGGTTTTGGTTAAACTACAATGCTGGTCTGTAGCTGTTAAATTAAcgaattaattacattaataaatagattaatatGATGACTTACCAGGTGGGGTGGTGCCAGGATTAACTGAAGGAGAGAAGTACagtcaaaacattaaaaaacatttaatctacTGTCTTTTACATGGACAAATCAACTAGGGCTTTTAAGGGTGTTTTGACTGCTGTGACTGAAAGAGTGTGACTTGATGACTGCTCTTAACATTCTATCAACGTTGAGtcaagatagatagatagatagatagatagataaaaaaGCCTAAGAATATTaatgataaattatatttaattaatgtttttatcagttGGCATGTTTATCTGGAAATAACAGGAATTAAATGGTAATACATGGGTCATTTGTTATAAGGGTTGTATTAACCATGTCATAAGCAGAAGGTAACAAATATTTTACCATTTCCTAAACGGACATAATCCATTAATTTGCCAAATAAATCCATTAATTTGTgaaatactgtacataaaaaGTTAAGTGTGCcataatttattaatataattgtattttattttttattaaaaaatgtctttcattggttttttttttttttttttttaaataggtgCACAGTATGACCAGGGTTATGAtgtaaaagggttaaaaaggttttttttcatcttggtTTGAATTTATGAGTGCAGTTTAATCCAACATAAATGAATCAGCGTTGATAAAACAAATTGCAACATTTTATTAGCCGAAACTGTTGGACTTTAGATGGTTCTTAAGCATTAAGGTTGACCTTACCAATCGTTTCCTTGGTAGTAGAGGAACTTGTTGTGGTGGATTTAGTTGTGGTGGATTTAGTTGTGGTGGATTTAGTTGTGGTGGATTTAGTTGTGGTCGGTATTCCTGCAAAAACATAAGAGTAACTAGAACAGTGTTTCCGAGTTGGGACGTGTACAGCTAATAGATACAGGTATTCGTTTCAAAGTCGAGAAGAAATAAGAGATCCTCTTTAACCCTTTTAGTTCACATTCCTGgtcatattttgtgtgtgtgtgtgtgtgtgtgtgtgtgtgtgtgttgtgtgtgtgtgtgtgtgtgtgtgtgtgtcaatatctgaataaagaaaattacaaaaagactatttcttcatatttttaattaaaatctaataatattttctttttgtaaaacaaaatattaaatgtaattacataAGCTAGTAACGACCAATTAGTCCCAATAAtatgacatccatccatcaatgaACTCTACAATACTTAGTGCTACTTTCTAAACACTGCCATTTTTTTAGCTGTCTGATCAAATGTAGAGGAATTCATTCAAAGCCCTCTTGGAAATGTACACCACGACTGCCCCTGACATGAGGACTTGATACAGTTCACACTGAAACAATGGATGGCATAACCTACTcataagaaaacacatttcaacatgtGTGGTAGGCCATTTGTCCCGCCCCATCTCCACTGTGATTGGCAGCTGGGTAAAAagtgacagtgttttttttctcacgaAGCAGTGTTTTTCACCAGTGTTTGAGTAGCCGCGACTTGGGTGTGTGACACCACTATGTCAGGGCATGGGTATTACTCAGGACCAAAGGAAGCGCGGTGTTGAGGATGAATTAGTTTGTTTGAGCAGTTCTCAAGAGAGCTGCAAGCAGCAACGCCACATGGCCAAGCTTTTGGCCCGTTTGAACTGGGCACTGCAGTAGTCTTAGCAAAGAGATGATGTGTGGTAATAGACCTGCAGGTAATGTTATGGATTCATCctgaaaatgttgtatttagtatttttgtatGCAGCCATTtcagttttgacaaaaaaaactgttttttgtttttttgttttttttaaacctagaGCTATTGCAACTTACTGacttttaaaattgaatttaaccaatgagcaaagaaaaaaaaaagaaaaagaaactcacTGCTTACTtaaatcaaaaaggaaaaaagacagacagctAAGTATATAGAGCAGTGTGTGAGCAAGCTGATCAAATATCAGAATGCAATGGCATATGGATTTGTATAAAGCCATGTTCATCAATGGTCAAATATAAACAGGTTGACCTTTCTTGACAGACCTAAAGAAAGAAGTAATTTTAATTTATGACTTACTTAGACAAGTTGGAAGTCCGGGTAACCACCGACCATCTATTCCACATGTTAGGGAGGCCTTTCCGTCCATAGTGTATCCAGATATGCATCTGTACGTCACCGTAGCCAGGTATCCGTGAGGGGGCCGAGACCCCTGAACAAATTCAGAAAACGCTATTGTGGGGTCTTCGCATTGAACCTCTGCAGGAAAAGAACATATTAAGTGGAAATTAATAGTCCAAAATCACCTTCTCTGTAGTAGGTGAGTTTATCCGTCACTGCTGAATTTACACTGGGAAAATGTTGAGAAAGGGTTAGGGTAAGAAGTCAAAACACTTACTGATACATTTTGGAGGAGCAGGCTTAAACATTCCATTCTCTGAACAGGATGCTGATTTTGATCCATTGAGTGTATAATCTTTTTCACAAGTGTACTGTATAACTTCTCTGTATTCATAGACTTCTTTGCTTGGACTGAAAGAGCCAGCCACTACCGGAACTGGCTTATCACAAGTCACcactgcaaaataaaagtgacaTCTATTAGAATGGAAATGGACAGAATTTTTATTTGGTCATGTGCCCTGTATTAAACACAAAGAGACTACCAACCTTCACATTCAGGCAACCTGTCCATCCAACCTTGGGCTCCGCAAAGGATTTTGGACGATCCAACCAATTTGTGACTAAttaggggggggaaaaaagaaacgaAAAGTTTTACTTCGGGGAACAAATTTCAAGAAGGATCCGTGGAAGGCCTTTAAGTTCACATGACAACACTGACTGATAAGCTCTACTGAACACCACCATTGATTGGAAAAActtctttgattttgaaacatAATGGGTGCTGACATTTTAGAGTTAGTTAAAACTCTcacaattacataaaaaaaaacaaaaaacattttactgaacaTGAGCCATCAGAGTAATCAGTTTATTACTAACCCAGGGTTGCAGGTCACCACTAGTTGAGCACCAAATTCTGTCCCTTCAGGGTAATCAACATTTCCATTTAGCACTTCTCCAGCAGGGCCACAGTTACtctctgaaaaaagaaaaacacttaaaaggATTCAATTCCTCTCTTAAAAATTACATTCTGCACGAAATATTCATTAATCCAGAATGTATTTGTTGGTTAAACATCATCTACCAGATGGTGCAAAAAACAGAGAATAATGGCTGTTTAAACTTGTTGTGAATGGTGGCGCTATTGTgaatttgaatgtaaaaaataaagtgacaaTATTCACTCTCGCATGTCAGCCTCACAGTACTCCAACTGCCAGCAGTACAAGTAATGATTGGAGACCCTCCGGCAGATACGTAGCCAACATCACAGGCAAAAGAAACCTGGGTCCCATCTGGGAATGTTTGCAAAAGAATGTCCTCTCCTTTCAATGTCATATGAGGTCCTCCTACTGGTACGGGGCAGTTTTGAGctataataaaaagaaaataaagagagagagaacactaGACGTGAGAACAAGATAGCATAAGACTCAACACCAGCTTGTTTATAATCACACAGAGTATGTTTTAAGGTTATCTGCTCTACCACTCACCTTGAATGGCAAGGCCCAGACTGCTCAGGAGTAGGAAGAACGTGACAACCATGACGGGATCTGGCAAGTCTGTCTGAAGTCAATTAGCTTCCTGGCAAAGACAGACGCAAATGTAAACAAGATAGTTatgataagataatcctttattagtcccgcagcggggacatttacatgATTAGGGCAGTATaaaggatagtgcaaacaagagacatagtaaaaaaaaaaaaattaaaaaaagatcaaaaataagtattataaataagcaaatgagcagaCTCCATtacaaatatcacaatatcagCCAATAGGCGTGACTCTGCTTATGTGCCTAATCTTACCAAGCTaaaaatcatacattttctgAAGCTACAGTTCCCCTGGCAAATTCGGCATATGTTTAAAACTGAACATGTCAAAAGACGCCCGTGTAACTACTCCATCACGCAGCGTGcttcctccatcttcctccacTTTGGGCGTTAACGCGTCACAGCTGAACGAACAGACGTAGCCTGAAGCTACTTTCACTTGTGTATAAACTACGCAGTTACAAGGCGGTCCTCCGGTGGGGAGAAGACGGTCAATGTAGTTGTTGGACGTACTCGTTATCAAAACATTCTCAAATCCAGGAAATCCGGTCAACACAGGCTGGGctaagctaacgctagctagctacaTGTCAGCTAACGCATGCTAGCGTAACAAACGTCGGTGATACATTGGTTAGAGATGTATCCCCGGTCTGTTTAAGGTTGTTGTTGTAATGCAGCTAGTCAAAACAAAATAGGATTATCGGGTTTGACTTACCCAACTAGATGCGAGACAGCAGCTGCTCCACAGTGGTGACTTCTGACTCCTGCTCGGTGACCGCTTGTGACTCCCTCTCGGAAATGGGCGTGGCCTTTTTATTCAGTGAGGTCATCAGCCGTCTGCGACTCCATATCCGGAAATGGGCGTGGTCTTTTATTCAGTGACGTCATCGGTCGTCTGTGACTCCATATCCGGAAATGGGCGTGGTCTGTTTTATTCAGCGACTCATAGCTGGCCATCAGCCAACATTCGCCCACCTTTACAACAGCACAGTTTACGTTTACCACATGTTAACGCGCGACACTTCCATATTCACGCAACACACTTTGAAACCGATACTTGATTTACTGTGTACAAATAAGATACgataatataagatatataagtaaaacaaataagtaataagtaagaaaagtaaaaatccacaataactaaaaaagaaatcttataaatacagacagaataattatagttatagtattgcacagtgtattgtatagatttattttttagttattgtggatttttatttttcttaattacttatttaaaatacttgtttgttttttctagtatgtaccttgtttgcactatatctatgccgCTGTAATCatgtaaatgtccccactgcgggactaataaaggattatcttatcttatcttattttatctttttaagtCAAAACATATTCCAATCATCACCTTTTCAAACTTGACAACATAAACATTCTCAACCCTAGAACACTAACTATAAGGTTAGTAACACCATCACTGACGTCGGGTATGTTTAACCcaatataataaaatcaaaatatattaaagtacaATATGGTTTGTCCGGTGAAGGCACAGTCTCCCTGCATCACTGACAACTGTTACAAATACTTTACTCTCAATCACTAACGTCGGGTGAAAATCACCCGAACACGTGCCTGTtgggccttggtcaagccctacacccccgcccgaccacttggctctgctgcctctgggcgactggttgccccgtcgctcagaggtccctgtccccactgacgtcaggacagcagagtcgatgcccatctttcggcgcaggctgaaaactctcttcaagaagtactaccctgagccttcctcgtagcacttattgtattcgtattagttattgcacttattgtattcgtattagtttgttgcacttattgtattcctattagttattgcacttattgtattcgtattagtttgttgcacttattgtattcgtagtaatttgcttctgcactatacttttgctctggtttatgttGGTTATGGttaaaggagatgcacttatgacttctggtgactagtagttctcttgaatacctatgttgaatacacttattgtaagtcgctttggataaaagcgtctactaaatgactgtaatgtaatgtaatgttgaaaaaaaacaggggATGTGAGCAGGGAACCACGCCTACCTTTCGATGACGTCACTGAGCAGACTGAAGCTACCCAAGGAGCCACGCATCTCAGACGGCAGCAACACAATGAAAACCACCCGACGTTAGTGTTCTAGGGTTAAGGGGCTCTTTTGTATTTCCTGTAGCTAACTGGACGTCATCTTGGACCACAGCCGTTGCCCTAGCAATATATTTTCTGAAGAATAGGAAACAACCcctaaaatgaatgtaaatgctACTCTTTAAATTTTTCCTAAATACTTTGACCACTCCTGTAAACCCCATATGCCTTTGTTTCTTCTCATATCCAGTCACAATCGCATTCATAGAGCATGATGTAATGGACCCAACCCTGGGGGTATGAGGAAGTGTACTTTCCGCTGAGCTCAAGTTGTTGGCCCTCTTTCACaatcttaaaactaaatccTAGTTCTGATGTAGGGCCCTGCAGCTTCTAGCACTGAGAATAGATTGGTCTAGACTTCAGACCACTGACCAGTCATGTATTTCTCGGCCAACTATCAGAATTTTTTATCAAACCAACTTAGACAATTAATTTCGTAGCCAAAAAACACCTCACCGCTGAATCATTGTTTGTGCAAGAGATTCGTTTAAAGCCTATCTTTATAgagtattatatattcatatctaAAGTCCCTTTTTGTATGATTATGTATtatcatttttgatttaaaacaatcCCATTGTAAAGTGGTGCAGTTTACTGTTTGTGTCATGGGTTAGATGGGAGGTTAATTAGGGGAAAGGTTGGCATGCACTGCTGTTTGCCAAAGTACCTTTTTAAATACGGCCACTAAGAGTAGCCAAAGTCAAATCCAACACAATAGGGCTCTAATTcacaatataaacaatatacagtatacataaccataaacatttaaaaaacaatcaaaaaactaaattaattatttataaacataGGCTTCACAGTAACTGTTACTAATTCATAACATCAGATCTTACCCGGCATAGTTACGACATAGGTACAGTTGTGGTCTGCAGGCATCAGAACCTGCACAGAGAGGACATCACTCCCCTGACTGCTTATGTCATTACTGGCAATACAGTAATAATCGCTGTCCTTCTGTACCGTGCCACATTGTAGGTATAAGTCTGACGAGTGGTGAAGCAACATTTCGTTGTGGTGTGTGCGTTGGTACCAGGTGTAACTAACGCCTGTGCCCTTTGCAGTCACCGGCTTCCCCCAACAGGTTAGCCCGTCCGCCAGAGAGCTAGGAAACGACCtctaaaatgaatgtaaatgctACTCTTTAAATTTTTCCTAAATACTTTGACCTCTCCTGTAAACCCCATATGCTTATGTTTCTTCTCATATCCAGTCACAATCGCATTCATAGAGCATGATGTAATGGACCCAACCCTGGGGGTATGAGGAAGTGATGTACTTTCCGCTGAGCTCAAGTTGTTGGCCCTCTTTCACaatcttaaaactaaatccTAGTTCTGATGTAGGGCCCTGCAGCTTCTAGCACTGAGAATAGATTGGTCTAGACTCCAGACCACTGACCAGTCATGTATTTCTCGGCCAACTATCAGAATTTTTTATCAAACCAACTTAGACAATTAATTTCATAGCCAAAAAACACCTCACCGCTGAATCATTGTTTGTGCAAGAGATTCGTTTAACGATATGTGGAAAGAggtatttacatttctttagaTTCTTAAAAACTATCCTTGCGTACATACGGCTGCATCACTCGTAAAATTGATTGACTCAATATGAAACCTGTAATTGGTTTCCACTCATTGAAACAGAATCTTCAACAAcagcaaactttatttacatttataattacacacacacacactttcaatgGAATGTCTCTCAAATCACACTCATGTATCAACATAAAGCCAACGTGCTAGAAGTCAGTGCTACTGCGTGGACTTCATGAGGACCTAGATTTGAACAAATAAGGAGATGAGAGCCGTGCTGTTTGTGGCCAGTTCCTGCTGGTTTTACCTGAAATGTGCCCCCTGTTTCCTGGCATTGTATTGTATGACGCGTTTACATGGAAATTGAAAGTGAACACTCCGGCCAACTGCATTTGCTTGTTCTGATAAAAGTAAATTCacataaacaaaacagggaTGTTTACAGCAGAGCAACAACTGGTCTACTTTGTCATCAATAGTCATGGTCATCTTTCCAAACTGGCATTGAAAAAATAGCTTGCATTTATAAGAACTATTCCATTCTAATATTATGTAACAAATACACTATTATCATAGTAACCTATTGATTGAGCATGAGCATGTGGTCACACATCATTCCTCTTTTTTCACCTTTTGGTAAGGCACGTTCCTCTTTTTTCAACTCTTGGTAAGGCAcgttcctcttttttttccctcttggCCTCTGATGACTTGTAAAAGGTATCATTTGTGATAAACTACCACAATAATGTTTGATTAATGCTGCAGAGAGACACTCTGTTAAACTGATAAACATGCTGATGTACATTAGGACCCAGACTCTTCACAAAACATCACGTGTCATTATAGAACCTTGGtaagtaaaacaacaaaccaaTGTAACAGCAGCTGATATGACTTCCAGATAACTACTGCTGTAAAAATGAGGTCATTGAGCTAACTTGGGCTTTGGCCTGGAAAAAACACTCCTCTTCCGTTTGTCCCTTTTGTCTCTTGCTTTTGTACATTTGAGTACTAcgcaaaaaaatatcaatatggACACAAAAGAACCCCAACGCAACAATGTATACCAAAACGGCACTCCTGTCCATGCcctgtgaaaacaaatatttgattaGTGACTGTTTTTCAGACAAGAAAACACTTTGTGGAtccatttaaatcaatattaaagGTGCTAAAGACCGAATTCAGAGCATATTTATTGCATCTCAAAGGCTCTCAACATAGCGACGGCTCAGTTGGCATTTGCAGCTAATGATGATACAAGTGCTAAGAGGGCAAACTAAATTaacagctaacagtgtttatctgAGGTTTGCTGCTATATGATCTGAAAATAGAATAGAGAACCTTTAATGGatgaatcaaaaaaatatagtattaCATAGTGTAGTCTAACCTGCTGAAAAACGGAACTTGATCCGTTTGATTGATTGGTAAAGATTTGTTTCTTGTGTCAGAGTGGATTTTGGCCGTGGTGGTGCTCATTCCGTAGTCACAGTCATAAAAGGGTTGGCCTggtgatataaaaaaagaaaacatttcaatggAATTCTTTTATGTGCTTGTACATTGTGCAAAAAGGATTTCACAACAGTTTTAACAAATCTGATCCTATCAGTCCATTCTGTAAAGCCTTAAAAATCTTTGTAgagtattatatattcatatctaAAGTCCCTTTTTGTATGattatgtattataatttttgatttaaaacaatcCCATTGTAAAGTGGTGCAGTTTACTGTTTGTGTCATGGGTTAGATGGGAGGTTAATTAGGGGAAAGGTTGGCATGCACTGCTGTTTGCCAAAGTACCTTTTTAAATACGGCCACTAGGAGTAGCCAAAGTCAAATCCAACACAATAGGGCTCTAATTcataatataaacaatatacagtatacataaccataaacatttaaaaaacaatcaaaaaactaaatgaattatttatgaaCATAGGCTTCACAGTAACTGTTACTAATTCATAACATCAGATCTTACCCGGCATAGTTACGACATAGATACAGTTGTGGTCTGCAGGCATCAGAACCTGCACAGAGAGGACATCACTCCCCTGACTGCTTATGTCATTACTGGCAATACAGTAATAATCGCTGTCCTTCTGTACCGTGCCACATTGTAGGTATAAGTCTGACGAGTGGTGAAGCAACATTTCGTTGTGGTGTGTGCGTTGGTACCAGGTGTAACTAACGCCTGTGCCCTT
The sequence above is a segment of the Anoplopoma fimbria isolate UVic2021 breed Golden Eagle Sablefish chromosome 12, Afim_UVic_2022, whole genome shotgun sequence genome. Coding sequences within it:
- the LOC129099993 gene encoding C4b-binding protein alpha chain-like isoform X1 — its product is MVVTFFLLLSSLGLAIQAQNCPVPVGGPHMTLKGEDILLQTFPDGTQVSFACDVGYVSAGGSPIITCTAGSWSTVRLTCEKSNCGPAGEVLNGNVDYPEGTEFGAQLVVTCNPGHKLVGSSKILCGAQGWMDRLPECEVVTCDKPVPVVAGSFSPSKEVYEYREVIQYTCEKDYTLNGSKSASCSENGMFKPAPPKCIKVQCEDPTIAFSEFVQGSRPPHGYLATVTYRCISGYTMDGKASLTCGIDGRWLPGLPTCLRIPTTTKSTTTKSTTTKSTTTKSTTTSSSTTKETIVNPGTTPPGNTGNGRAIGLGVGLSVLIVSVLTICGCYFCGVPAMIKEKRRSRKGNPDNVASKEGEDVALA
- the LOC129099993 gene encoding C4b-binding protein alpha chain-like isoform X2 produces the protein MVVTFFLLLSSLGLAIQAQNCPVPVGGPHMTLKGEDILLQTFPDGTQVSFACDVGYVSAGGSPIITCTAGSWSTVRLTCEKSNCGPAGEVLNGNVDYPEGTEFGAQLVVTCNPGHKLVGSSKILCGAQGWMDRLPECEVVTCDKPVPVVAGSFSPSKEVYEYREVIQYTCEKDYTLNGSKSASCSENGMFKPAPPKCIKVQCEDPTIAFSEFVQGSRPPHGYLATVTYRCISGYTMDGKASLTCGIDGRWLPGLPTCLRIPTTTKSTTTKSTTTKSTTTKSTTTSSSTTKETIVNPGTTPPGNTGNGRAIGLGVGLSVLIVSVLTICGCYFCGVPAMIKEKRRKRHNPVAPALLALKTAI
- the LOC129099993 gene encoding membrane cofactor protein-like isoform X3, with the protein product MVVTFFLLLSSLGLAIQAQNCPVPVGGPHMTLKGEDILLQTFPDGTQVSFACDVGYVSAGGSPIITCTAGSWSTVRLTCEKSNCGPAGEVLNGNVDYPEGTEFGAQLVVTCNPGHKLVGSSKILCGAQGWMDRLPECEVVTCDKPVPVVAGSFSPSKEVYEYREVIQYTCEKDYTLNGSKSASCSENGMFKPAPPKCIKVQCEDPTIAFSEFVQGSRPPHGYLATVTYRCISGYTMDGKASLTCGIDGRWLPGLPTCLINPGTTPPGNTGNGRAIGLGVGLSVLIVSVLTICGCYFCGVPAMIKEKRRSRKGNPDNVASKEGEDVALA